One Aegilops tauschii subsp. strangulata cultivar AL8/78 chromosome 7, Aet v6.0, whole genome shotgun sequence genomic window carries:
- the LOC109736002 gene encoding transcription repressor MYB6 encodes MAKQSCCYKKRLRRGLWSPEEDEKLMNHIAMYGHGCWSSVPKLAGLERCGKSCRLRWINYLRPDLKRGTFSQEEEDLIIHLHSMIGNKWSQIAAQLPGRTDNEVKNFWNSYIKKKLRERGIDPATHKPLAEATTSPTACRPVFSDAELVPTMTAALAQDQVVKMLDSLKMPLDWPVGGVAGNGVPESYQVPILQEGHMLQQHCGTFPSVSSSSTLTATDVGTTLPWLELGPTDTISGHVDQYAGALGELRWSDYFDGALQGQCVYDSGMVDDDAVQFDDVHGLSNWC; translated from the exons ATGGCGAAGCAGTCGTGCTGCTACAAGAAGAGGCTGAGGAGAGGGCTCTGGTCCCCggaggaggacgagaagctcatGAACCACATTGCCATGTACGGCCACGGCTGCTGGAGCTCCGTTCCTAAGCTTGCAG GACTTGAGAGGTGTGGCAAGAGCTGCAGGCTGAGGTGGATAAACTACCTGAGGCCAGATCTCAAGCGGGGCACATTCtcgcaggaggaggaggacctCATCATACACCTCCATTCCATGATAGGAAACAA GTGGTCACAGATTGCAGCCCAGCTGCCCGGCCGGACGGACAACGAAGTCAAGAACTTCTGGAACTCGTACATCAAGAAGAAGCTGAGGGAGCGCGGCATCGACCCCGCCACCCACAAGCCGCTGGCCGAGGCCACCACGTCGCCCACCGCGTGCCGACCGGTCTTCAGCGATGCCGAGCTCGTCCCAACGATGACGGCGGCGCTGGCCCAGGACCAGGTGGTGAAAATGCTGGATAGCCTGAAGATGCCGCTGGACTGGCCCGTCGGCGGTGTCGCCGGCAACGGGGTGCCCGAATCCTACCAGGTACCGATCCTTCAGGAAGGCCACATGCTGCAGCAGCACTGCGGCACCTTCCCGTCCGTGTCGAGCTCCAGCACGTTGACCGCAACTGACGTTGGCACCACCCTGCCGTGGCTGGAGCTCGGACCGACCGACACCATCTCCGGACACGTCGACCAATATGCCGGCGCTCTGGGCGAGCTCAGGTGGTCTGACTACTTTGACGGCGCCCTACAGGGGCAGTGCGTCTACGACAGCGGCATGGTCGACGACGACGCGGTGCAGTTCGACGACGTCCATGGGTTAAGCAACTGGTGCTAA